The genomic region GCTGTTCTCAGTGAAAAACTGGATGGCAGTGAAGCCAATTCAGATCAACACGACGTGGCTATAGTAGTTATTGGTGAAACGCCTTATGCAGAAATGTTAGGTGATATTCGTGTGCCAGGATTGCTGCAGGAATATTCTACCTTCCCGAATAGCACCCCGATTCCAATTGACGATGCAGAGGTCGCTGAAGTCTACGCAAGTAATCTATATCTACATGAAATGCACCCTGAGGACATTGCCACCATAGAAAATATCACTTCCAAGGGCATCCCAGTTGTTACTGTAATGATCTGTGGCCGTCCCCTTGTCGTAGAGCAGGAATTGGATGCCTCCTCTGCCTTTGTGGTCGCCTGGTTACCTGGATCAGAGGGTCATGGTGTAGCAGATGTTCTATTTGGAGAGTATGACATGCAGGGGAAACTGAGCTTCTCCTGGCCGAAATACGATGATGAGAACTGGAATCTCGGTGATCAGGGCTATGCTCCTCGTTTCCCCTATGGCTACGGATTAAATTACAATAACAGAAGTGAGGGATAACAGACACTTATGAAACATTCAGTTTCCATATTTGCTTTCCTAATCACTCTCAGCATGGTTGTCCTATCCTGCCAGAATCGATCAATGACAATACAGGAAGAGATCAGCGGCCAAACCCATATTGAATCAAATGTGGTTGCAACCACTATCTCAAATCAACCACTTTTGGACAGAGAATCACCCTTCGTCAAGCGTGAGTTCAATCCCTATCTGGGTGACAGATGGATTGGGAAGGCTATTTCATATGGCTGCTATCGCGAAGGTCAGGCTCCAGGAGTAAAGGGTGCAAGTGAGGATGAGATCCTGGAAGATCTCAATATTCTCAGCCAATATTGGAATCTTTTCAGAGTTTATGGGGCAGATAGCGATTCTGAGCGGATTTTGAACGTAATCAAGAAAAATAACCTGCCTTTCAGGGTAATGCTTGGTGTATGGTTGGAAAACGAGACCAAACTCCCCGAACGTCAACCTGCCAACCTCGAGCAAGTCAAAAAAGCAATTGAACTGGCAAATCGTTTCCCTGATCTCATTGTTGGTATCAACGTGGGTAATGAATCCCAAGTATCCTGGTCCTGGCATCACATGGAAGCCGAAACTCTAATCCACTATATAAGAATGGTTCGGGCAGGTACAGACATTCCAGTTGCCACTGCTGATGACTACAACTTCTGGAATAAAACCGAAAGCCAGGTCATTGCCAATGAGATAGACTTTATTGTCCTACACGCTTACGCATTATGGAATGGCCAGCAGCTCGATCATGCAATTCAGTGGACCGATAGCGTTTACCAGGACATTCAGTCAAAGCACCCTGAAATGACAATAGCCCTGGGTGAAACCGGTTGGGCAACAGTTTACAATTCAAAAAAAATAGGTCCGGGAGAACAGGGCACCTTGATCAAGGGTGAAGTCAGTATTAGTGCCCAGGAAAATTTTTTAATCGACCTCAATAATTGGATAGAGAAGAATCAGGTAACCACATTTCTATTTGAGGCTTTCGATGAACCCTGGAAAGGTGGGGGAGAACAGTCCGGACCAAATGAAGTCGAAAAGAACTGGGGTGTATTCTACAAGGATAGAACACCTAAAGCATCTTTCAAAGGCTACCTGAAACAAATAAATCGGAGTTCAAATTGACCTTGAATTACTGGCCAATTATGAATCTCAGATGTAAGGAAGGTATGAACAATGGATACTATTTACATGTAAATCACAGTTTATCAATTCAACAATTAACCGAAACGGAGAAATTATGAAATCAAAAATGACTATTCTATTAGTTCTGAGTTGTATGCTATCAATGGGGGGAGTGGCCTTGGCTCAAAATGCTCCCATTGATTTTGAAGCCGGTGGTTATGGCGCAGACTGGACCTGGACGGTCTTCGAGAATGAGACGAATCCTGCCCTTGAAATAGTTGCAAATCCCAGTGCCAGCGGTGTCAACACATCAGCTACTGTGGCTATGTTTACTGCTTTGCAGGCCGGCCAGCCCTGGGCTGGTTGTGAATCCCTGCATGGAACGGATATTGGAACCTATTCAATCTCTGCTGCAAACAGTACAATCAAAATCATGGTTTACAAAACAGTTTTGAGTGATGTGGGAATTAAATTGGTGAAACCTGATGGTTGGTCCTTGGGAGAAATAAAGGTTGCCAACACCGTCACAAATGAATGGGAAGAGCTCACCTTCGATTTTACATCTCAGATGCAGGATGGATATGATCAAATAGTAGTTTTTCCAGATTTTGATTTGAATGGAAGAACTCAGGATAACGTAGTTTATTTTGATAATATCACCTTTTCAGAAGGTGGCGGCGTAGAACCTGGCGAAGAACCTGAAGTAGCAGCACCAACCCCTGCACATGATGCGTCTAGCGTTATTTCACTGTTCAGCAATCCTTATACAGATGTAACTGTTGACACCTGGTCAGCTGCATGGGATAATGCCGATGTCCAGGACGTTGTAATCGCAGGCGATGATGTAAAGCTTTATACCAGTTTTGGTTTTGCCGGTATCGAATTTACATCACAGACTGTTGATGCTACAGCCATGACATCATTTCATATGGATATCTGGACCCCAGATGCAATTGGCACTGGTGCCTTCCACGTGAAGTTAGTTGACTTTGGCGCAGACGGTGTCTGGTCTGGTGGCGATGATACGGAATCTATGGTATCATTTAACGCTTATACGACTCCGGCACTAGTTTCTGGAGAATGGGTCAGAATTGACATTCCAATGTCATCTTTCAGTGCTCTCGCTTCTCAGGCTCACCTGGCCCAAATGGTTATCGAGGGTGACCCCAATACTGTTTATGTGGATAATGTTTATTTCCATTCAAATCCAGCCAGTATTGATGATCGTGGTGCACTGCCATTTGAGTTTGTTCTGGAGCAGAATTTCCCAAATCCCTTTAATCCATCAACTACTATTCGCTTCAGTTTGGAAAATCCAGAGTATGTAAGACTGAAGGTGTTTAATGTTGCCGGACAGGAAGTAGCAAGCCTTTTTGAAGGGCAAGCGAATTCCGGGGAACACACACTGCAGTTTGAAGCAAATAATTTTGCCGCTGGAACTTATTTCTACTCATTGACAGTTGGACAGCAGAGCAGTGTTAAAAAAATGGTGCTTGTTAAATAGCATTTACTATGAATTAGAGATCACCCGGTATTCAAGATGAATACCGGGTGGCTTAATCATACTATTTCTAAAGAATTGACAAGAACAGGATTATTGCATTCCGATCAAGAATCTTGACGGAATTGAAGGAAACAGTTATGCCGACCATATATATGGAGTGGAAGAATTAGGGTGTCATCAATGAAATTCACCCAAAGTCCATACTTAAGAATTATCTGGAGCCAACAGTTTAAAGCTCAAAACAACCACTGCAAATTGACCAGGGTAAACTGCTAATTTCGAATCTCAGGGGAAAAGAATGTACTATCAATACTTGAATATTTTGGAGAAAATTACATCAAAACGATTAACCAAATTGGAGAAATCATGAAATCAAAAATGACTAATTTTGTGGTCCTTATTTGTTTGTTATCAATGGGAGGCATGGTTTTTGGCCAAATCGCACCTATTGATTTCGAAGCCGGTGGCTATGGAGCTGACTGGACCTGGACCGTGTTTGAAAATGGTACCAATCCGCCAGTGGCGATCATTGCCAATCCTGATGCTACGGGTAGCAATACCTCAGCCACTGTGGCTGAATTCACTGCCCTGGATGCGGGTATGGACTGGGCTGGGTGTGAAAATCTTGACATCGGTGAATTTACCTTTGATGCCACAAACAGTACTGTCACAATAGCAGTGTATAAAACTGTTCTCAGCGATTTTAGATTAAAATTCGAAGGTGCCAGTGCACCGGTAGAGATCAATGTGGCCAATACGGTGACCAGTGCCTGGGAAGAATTAACCTATGACTTTTCAGGTCAAATAGGGAATACGTATAATAAACTCGTAATTTTTCCTGATTTTGCCCCAAGAGACCAGGATAATATTATTTATTTCGACAATATTACCTTCTCAGAGCAAATCATTTCGGAAGATCCGGTACCCACAGTAGCAGCACCCACACCAACAATTCCTGAAGCGGAAGTTATCTCGATCTACAGTGATGCCTATACTGATATTGCTGGAACAGATTTTTATCCAGGTTGGGGTCAAGCCACGGTAGTTACTGAAGTGCAGATTGATGGTAATAATACATTGCTCTACA from Candidatus Neomarinimicrobiota bacterium harbors:
- a CDS encoding glycoside hydrolase family 3 C-terminal domain-containing protein, with the translated sequence LKNDDALLPLAKDARILVAGKNANNRGHQCGGFTVNWQGATTNEEIQGGRSIWEGIQAMSPRAVLSEKLDGSEANSDQHDVAIVVIGETPYAEMLGDIRVPGLLQEYSTFPNSTPIPIDDAEVAEVYASNLYLHEMHPEDIATIENITSKGIPVVTVMICGRPLVVEQELDASSAFVVAWLPGSEGHGVADVLFGEYDMQGKLSFSWPKYDDENWNLGDQGYAPRFPYGYGLNYNNRSEG
- a CDS encoding glycosyl hydrolase family 17; its protein translation is MKHSVSIFAFLITLSMVVLSCQNRSMTIQEEISGQTHIESNVVATTISNQPLLDRESPFVKREFNPYLGDRWIGKAISYGCYREGQAPGVKGASEDEILEDLNILSQYWNLFRVYGADSDSERILNVIKKNNLPFRVMLGVWLENETKLPERQPANLEQVKKAIELANRFPDLIVGINVGNESQVSWSWHHMEAETLIHYIRMVRAGTDIPVATADDYNFWNKTESQVIANEIDFIVLHAYALWNGQQLDHAIQWTDSVYQDIQSKHPEMTIALGETGWATVYNSKKIGPGEQGTLIKGEVSISAQENFLIDLNNWIEKNQVTTFLFEAFDEPWKGGGEQSGPNEVEKNWGVFYKDRTPKASFKGYLKQINRSSN
- a CDS encoding T9SS type A sorting domain-containing protein, with translation MKSKMTILLVLSCMLSMGGVALAQNAPIDFEAGGYGADWTWTVFENETNPALEIVANPSASGVNTSATVAMFTALQAGQPWAGCESLHGTDIGTYSISAANSTIKIMVYKTVLSDVGIKLVKPDGWSLGEIKVANTVTNEWEELTFDFTSQMQDGYDQIVVFPDFDLNGRTQDNVVYFDNITFSEGGGVEPGEEPEVAAPTPAHDASSVISLFSNPYTDVTVDTWSAAWDNADVQDVVIAGDDVKLYTSFGFAGIEFTSQTVDATAMTSFHMDIWTPDAIGTGAFHVKLVDFGADGVWSGGDDTESMVSFNAYTTPALVSGEWVRIDIPMSSFSALASQAHLAQMVIEGDPNTVYVDNVYFHSNPASIDDRGALPFEFVLEQNFPNPFNPSTTIRFSLENPEYVRLKVFNVAGQEVASLFEGQANSGEHTLQFEANNFAAGTYFYSLTVGQQSSVKKMVLVK